TAAGTGCCTCGGGTTTTATGAATAGCTTGAGAAAATTGACTGCCGGTGACGCCTCACAAGTGTCTCGTGTCACGATTGTGCCGCGGTTACGGACCTGCGGCACTTTGCAAATGTCCGGGGTCTTGGCCTGGAGTTTCTGATCGCTGCAGGCCCGGCAAATTCGATCGAATGCCGCTTCGAGTTGCAGTGAGTAGTCGAGCGGGTTACCCACCTTGGAACCTGAATGCCGAATTCCGCCTTGGGTATTCATGAAGAACTTGCTGACGTGGGCTCGGACTTTCTCCTCCGAGAAACTTTTATCTAACTTGAATGAGTCCACCAAGGGCTGGTCGCGACGCCACTGAGCGGCCGCGTGGCACGCAAGGCATGATGAGCGAGGATTATCTGCCGGGCCATTAAGACGCCCCTGAAAACCCGGGTATGGACGCTGTGGCCAATCGGCTTCGGAAGCGGCCCAGACCACACCGCGGAGCTCTTGGTTGATTTGGCTCTGGCTAATGGCGGTGGTTTTGTTCCAGGCCGGATCCAGTTCACCTGGATCATTCCCCCACATGAGACCGACGGGAACCAGATTATCGAGCAGCCAATCGCCTTTGAAAGCCTTTGGGTTTGCAGGTTTTCGCCAGACAAAAGTCCCCATCACCCATCCGGTGTCCTTCGCGTTCGGGTCTTTTACCGCGATGTCGACTTGCAGCAGTCGCATTGGCCTTGGTGTTCGGCCATCGACTCCATCCCGTTCACCATGCGGATCATCCTTCGGGTTTATGTAGGCATCGATCTCAGGTGAGCCTTCGAGGTACGACACTTGCTCGACATCCGCGGTGGTGAAGAGGAATTTGAATGAGGCAGATTGAGCGGGAAAAGCAAAAGTCGCTGGAATCTGAGGATTGCAAGGATTCTTGAAAATCTCGCCAATCGCGTACGCGCCAGGGCGGTTATACCAACCCACCGCCCACGTCTGAATGTTATCGCCTGAGGTTTTCGAAAGGTCCCCCCGGTCCGGGCCGCGTTCAGCGGTCAGGCCGTTGAGACGTTCACGACCATTGAGGCTGTAGTCCATCCATGGAACGATCCACCATTCTGCTTTTGGATTCATCGTAAGTCGGCGTTGGTCGATGCGGATGCCACTGGCCCGAATCTCTTCAAGAAACGCAGCCATGTAGTCGCGCCAACTGGATTCGAACCTGACCTCTTGCCAGGCAAATACGGGGGTTCCAGGAGTGCCTGGCAAGTCAGTACGCCAAGGTAAATGAATGGCGCTCATGGCTGGATCGTAAGCGGAACTTGCCGATGCGGGAAAAGTACATTGCGCATGTGCTGCCAACGATGCAGCGGCAAGCAGAATTCCAAGACCGAGATTTTTCATCCACTGTTCCATTTGGCCTCAACCGACGGTATATACCTGCTGTCGGGGGGGTAGTCAGGCTGCTTCAGCGCGTGAACGGACCGTTCTGGTCGACCTTTTGCTGATAGTCGATGAAGACTCCGGTGGTGGGAACGTCGATACCCGAGAGCATTGCCAAGACATCGCTTGGCTGAAGGTTCTGCCAGATCACCGACACCGAGACGTCCTGGATGCTGCTGACCACCGGGGGAGGGGAGCAAATGCCGTAGGAGAGGGATGGTTTTTTCAGGCTTGCGTCATGGGCAGGGCTGCGCACGATAGATCTCCTTATCTATAAATGCCTTGCAAGTACGGAAGTCACAGCGCTGGGGAGTTTAGTCAGGCGTAAAGACTTCGCCAGCTTGCGCGGAGCCTGGCGGACAGCCGGTATGGAACTGTGTCGGTGAAAGGGAATGTGTGGTGCCCGGTGGCAGCCGCTCGCTGGAGCAGCGCCACCGGACAAGTCCGTGGACTCAGCCCTTGGCCGCCATCGCGGTCACTTCCACGCGCATCCCATCGACCGCCAGGGACGCCACGCCAACGGCGGCGCGAACCGGCCAGGGCTTGGCGAAGAAGCGCTTGTAGACCTCGTTGAAAGCGGCGCGGTCGGCCATGTCGGTGAGGTAGATGGTCAGGTGCAGAACCCGGTCCATGGAGCTGCCGGCTAATTCCAGCGCAACCTTGAGCGCTTGCAGGGTGCATTCACTCTGCAGGGTGATGCTCCCCAGCTCCAGGCTGCCGTCGGCGCGGGTGGGGATTTGAGTGGAGACCAGCAGGCCGCCGAAACCGGCGACGTCGGAGGAGATGGATTCCGGGTCTGGGTCGGGCAGGAAGGTGAGGTCGCGGTTTGCCATGGGGGATCTCTTGCTTGAGGGGGTGAGAGGGCGGTTGTGTATGGGGCGGCTGGCAGCGGGCCAGATCAGCCAAGCCCTGATGCCGATAAGTTAATCATTTTCAACTGTAACGCACTCTCTGTAGCTGCTACAGCTGAATGCTGGTTTTGCCATCTGGTGGCCGACGACATTCGTCTTGGCCGTTTACTGGCACCGTTCGGTTTTCACCAAAGTGACTACGCCTATGTTGCGAAGCGAAGTCCGGAACACAATAAGAAACTGGATCTGTTTTGCACGTGGCTGGCTTGTCAGGCCGAACAGGACAGCTTGGGGGTAATGCCCGTCAATTAAGCTGCAATGCTATCTGTAGCAGCTGGCGAAGCCTGCGTTCGGCTGCGTAGCAGTCGTAAAATCAGCCACTGCGGTGCGTCAGGTGGACCGCGTTAGCCGAATTCACGACTGCTTCGCAGCCGAACGCAGCCTTCGGCAGCTGCTACAAGGAAATGCGTCGCGGCTGAAATTACTTAACTGATTGGCATTAATCTCTAGAGATCGCCCATTTTTTTGCTTAACGGGATCAACCAGCGAGAACACTTGAAGCGTCAACCAACGAGACTATCTGCCAGCCTCATGGCCTGCTGGATCGCGGCCTTACGCGTACCAAGGTCAACGTCTTCCCCCAGGATGGTTTTCTCGACAATCACCGAGTGCACATCACTCACGCCGATAAATTGCAGCCAGGCTTCCACGTAGGGCTTCTGAAAGTCGAAGCGCTCCGCCGGCGTGATTGACTGCGCCGAAAAATCCAGGCCGCGGGCGTACATCACCACGGCGGTTTTGTTATGCAGCATGCCTTGCAGACCGCGTTCCGGGTCGAAGCTGAACAGGATGTCTTTCTGCGACACCAGGTCGATGAAGTGTTTGAGTTTGTACGGAATGCTGAAATTCCACAGCGGCACGGACATTACCAGCACGTCCGCGCGATGCAGGTGCGCGGCAAGATCTTTCAAGGTGTTCCAGGCGTCTTGCTGCGCCGGGGTCAAGGGCGTGCCATTGAGCCCGGCGTATTTGGCATCCATTGCCAGTTCGTCGAATTCCGGCAAAACCATGTTCCAAATATCGAGGGTGATGATTTCGGTAGCTGAGGTGTTTTCTTGATAGCGCGTAATGAAGCTGCGGGCGACTTCAAGGGAGGCCGACCGCTGTTTGCGCGGGGAACATTCGATATGCAGAAGGGTGGTCATGGGTGCCTCGGATGGGTGAGATGGACGCATTGCAACATAGTTGTATCTGGAATATAAATCGTGAATAAATTAGTTATTGATCACGTATAAAACTATGTTCGATGCTCTGCTGCTCAAAACATTTGTCACGGTCGTCGATGAAGAAGGTTTCAGTCGCGCAGCCGAAAAACTGCACCTGACCCAATCTGCGGTCAGCGGTCATTTGCGGCGACTGGAAGAACAGGTCGGTAAACCGCTGTTGAAGCGTACGACCCGCTCCCAGCATTTGACGCCCGATGGCGAGCGCCTGATCGCTTATGCGCGGACGATCCTCGCGCTGAACCGTGATGCCTGGGCGCAACTGACGCGCACGCCGTTTCACGGGCGGGTGCGGATCGGGGTGTCGGAGGATTTTGTCGAACCGCGATTGCTGCGGGGTTTTCAGGATTTTGCGGCGCAGTACCCGGGCATGGAAATCGATGTGCAGGTGGGCATTCCTGGCACGTTGCTGAACCTGATGAAGCAAGGCGATCTTGAGTTGGTCATCGGTTCTCTGTGCGAAACCAGCGAAGCAGGGTTGCTACTGTGGCAAGAACCGCTGGTGTGGGCCTGGTCGGCACAACCCGTCACCCGGTTACCGACACCGTTGCCGTTGGCGCTGTTTCCTGAGCCCTGTCCTTATCGTGAGATAGCGTTGAGGCGGCTGGCTCGGGCGGGGATCGCCCAACGCACGGCGATGTCCTGCACCAGCTCCGCCGGGTTGCGAGCGGCGGCGTTGGCTGGTTTCGCGGTGGCGCCGATGACGGTCAGTCAATTGGGGCAGGGACTGGCGGCGCTGGGTGCGGAGCAAGGGTTGCCGGATTTGCCGGATGCGCAGTTTCGGTTGTTTACCTCTGCTGAAGCGGATCAGGCGATCGTGGCAGCGCTCTCTCAGCTCATTGTGGAGTATTGCTCCACGCGAAGGGCTTGAGCATTTCGAGGCAGCACTCGACAGCTGCTACAGATCGCATGACGGCTTCGTGAGATAGACTGATCAGCGGGCATCGGACGGTGGGGGATGACAGGTGGCGCGCTTCAGATGGATTCGCTGATCACGGCGGCGGCCCGTGCGCTCGCGGCGGGTGATCCCCTCGGCGCGCTGAACCGCATCGCCTTGCGCGACGACGCGCCAGCCCTCGCGCTTCGCGGCATCGCGATGGCGCAGCTGGGCGACCTTGTGCGCGCGAAGGCGCTGGTGCGCAGCGCCGCACGTGCCTTCGGGCCGAAGGAGGCCCTGGCCCGGGCGCGGTGTGTCGTCGCCGAAGCCGAAATCGCGCTCGCCTCGCGGGACCTGAACTGGCCAACCAAGGCACTCGACGCCGCGCGGGCGACGCTTCAGGCGCACGGCGACTGGGTCAATGCCGCTCATGCGCGGTACCTCGAGATCCGCCGCTTGCTGCTGATCGGGCACCTCGGCGAGGCCGAACACCGGCTCGCCGAACTCGATCCGACGCCGTTACCACCCACATCGAGGGCAGCCTACGAACTGGTCGTGGCGGGTATCGCAATGCGTCGCCTGCAAACAAAAACGGCGCGCGCTGCACTCGAACGGGCCGAGCGTGCCGCACAACACGCCGCTATCCCCGCGTTGACGGCAGAGGTCGAAAGCGCCGCCCGCATCCTCGACACACCGGCGGCGCGACTGATTGTCGGTGGTCAGGAACGGCCGCTGCTGCTGGATGAAATTGAAGCGTTATTGGCATCCCCCACACTGGTCGTGGACGCATGCCGGTATGTCGTGCGCGACGCAGGCTCGTCGGTTTCACTCGCCCGGCGTCCGGTGCTATTTGCGCTCGCCCAGGCGCTGGGTGAAGCGTGGCCCGCCGACGTGCCGAGGGAGACGCTGATTGCGCGAGCCTTTCGGATGAAAGTCGCGGATGACTCCCATCGCGCGCGCTTGCGCGTCGAACTCGGGCGGTTGCGCGCGGCGTTGCACTTGATCGCCGATGTCGTCGCGACCCCGCGAGGGTTTGCGCTGGTGCCGCACGTTGCGCATGACGTCGTGGTGCTGGCGCGGCCGGTCGAAGAGCCGCATGCGACGCTGCTCGCCTTCCTCGCTGACGGCGAATCGTGGTCAAGTTCGGCCTTGGCGTTAGCGCTTGGCGCCAGTCAGCGCACCGTGCAACGGGCCCTTGACACCCTGGCGGCTGCCGGCAAGGTGCAATCATTCGGTCACGGCCGCGCCCGTCGCTGGATGACCCCGCCGGTTCCGGGATTCGCGACGGTATTGTTACTCACAGGGTTGCTGCCCAATGACTAGCATCCACTTCACCCACCCAGTGAATGCAGTCAGTGAACGAGGAGCAAGACATGAAACATTCAACGGCCGAAATCATCCGCGAATACGGACCCTTTCCAGGCGTCGACAGCGTGCACGGCGTCACCCATGACGGCCAGCAGGTCTGGTTTGCCTCCGGCGACAAACTCAACGCTCTCGATCCTGCGAGCGGCAAGACGCTGCGCTCGATCGA
The window above is part of the Pseudomonas sp. B21-048 genome. Proteins encoded here:
- a CDS encoding RidA family protein, with translation MANRDLTFLPDPDPESISSDVAGFGGLLVSTQIPTRADGSLELGSITLQSECTLQALKVALELAGSSMDRVLHLTIYLTDMADRAAFNEVYKRFFAKPWPVRAAVGVASLAVDGMRVEVTAMAAKG
- a CDS encoding FMN-dependent NADH-azoreductase, whose translation is MTTLLHIECSPRKQRSASLEVARSFITRYQENTSATEIITLDIWNMVLPEFDELAMDAKYAGLNGTPLTPAQQDAWNTLKDLAAHLHRADVLVMSVPLWNFSIPYKLKHFIDLVSQKDILFSFDPERGLQGMLHNKTAVVMYARGLDFSAQSITPAERFDFQKPYVEAWLQFIGVSDVHSVIVEKTILGEDVDLGTRKAAIQQAMRLADSLVG
- a CDS encoding LysR family transcriptional regulator, which gives rise to MFDALLLKTFVTVVDEEGFSRAAEKLHLTQSAVSGHLRRLEEQVGKPLLKRTTRSQHLTPDGERLIAYARTILALNRDAWAQLTRTPFHGRVRIGVSEDFVEPRLLRGFQDFAAQYPGMEIDVQVGIPGTLLNLMKQGDLELVIGSLCETSEAGLLLWQEPLVWAWSAQPVTRLPTPLPLALFPEPCPYREIALRRLARAGIAQRTAMSCTSSAGLRAAALAGFAVAPMTVSQLGQGLAALGAEQGLPDLPDAQFRLFTSAEADQAIVAALSQLIVEYCSTRRA
- a CDS encoding helix-turn-helix domain-containing protein, which codes for MDSLITAAARALAAGDPLGALNRIALRDDAPALALRGIAMAQLGDLVRAKALVRSAARAFGPKEALARARCVVAEAEIALASRDLNWPTKALDAARATLQAHGDWVNAAHARYLEIRRLLLIGHLGEAEHRLAELDPTPLPPTSRAAYELVVAGIAMRRLQTKTARAALERAERAAQHAAIPALTAEVESAARILDTPAARLIVGGQERPLLLDEIEALLASPTLVVDACRYVVRDAGSSVSLARRPVLFALAQALGEAWPADVPRETLIARAFRMKVADDSHRARLRVELGRLRAALHLIADVVATPRGFALVPHVAHDVVVLARPVEEPHATLLAFLADGESWSSSALALALGASQRTVQRALDTLAAAGKVQSFGHGRARRWMTPPVPGFATVLLLTGLLPND